Proteins encoded together in one Papaver somniferum cultivar HN1 unplaced genomic scaffold, ASM357369v1 unplaced-scaffold_117, whole genome shotgun sequence window:
- the LOC113330225 gene encoding repetitive proline-rich cell wall protein 1-like isoform X1, which translates to MAGIGASMTSSITIFLVLFISLSFPSQTTANGYFYDSPPPPTPVYKPAPVYKPAPVYTPEPVYKAPVYTPKPVYTPKPYYKAPVYTPKPVYKAPVYTPKPYYKVPVYTPKPVYKAPVYTPKPVYKPPVYTPKPVYKAPVYTPKPYYKAPVYNPKPVYKAPVYTPKPYYKAPVYTPKPVYKAPIYSPKPYYKAPVYTPKPYYKAPVYTPKPVYKAPVYTPKPVYKAPVYTAKPIYKAPVYTPKPIYKAPKPYYKAPVYTPKPYYKAPVYTPKPVYKAPVYTPKPIYKAPVYTPKPIYKAPVYTPKPVYKAPAYTPKPYYKARVYTPKPYYKAPVYTPKPVYKAPVYTPKPVYKAPIYTPKPYYKAPVYAPKPVYKAPVYTPKPVYKAPVYEPTPVYKPTPVYKPPTPIY; encoded by the coding sequence ATGGCAGGAATTGGAGCCTCAATGACTTCTTCTATCACCATTTTTTTAGTGCTATTCATATCTCTTAGCTTCCCTTCTCAAACCACCGCAAATGGTTATTTCTATGATTCACCACCACCTCCAACTCCGGTGTATAAGCCTGCACCAGTATATAAACCTGCTCCAGTTTATACGCCTGAACCAGTTTATAAGGCTCCGGTCTACACGCCTAAACCAGTCTACACGCCTAAACCTTACTACAAGGCTCCGGTTTACACTCCAAAACCAGTCTACAAAGCTCCCGTCTACACGCCTAAACCTTACTACAAGGTTCCGGTCTACACTCCTAAACCTGTCTACAAAGCTCCCGTCTACACACCTAAACCAGTCTACAAGCCTCCCGTCTACACGCCTAAACCAGTCTACAAAGCTCCCGTCTACACGCCTAAACCTTACTACAAGGCTCCGGTCTACAATCCTAAACCAGTTTACAAAGCTCCCGTATACACACCTAAACCTTACTACAAGGCTCCGGTATACACTCCTAAACCAGTTTACAAAGCTCCCATATACTCACCTAAACCTTATTACAAGGCTCCGGTCTACACGCCTAAACCTTACTACAAGGCTCCCGTATACACTCCTAAACCAGTCTACAAGGCTCCCGTATACACTCCTAAACCAGTCTACAAAGCTCCGGTCTACACGGCTAAACCAATCTACAAAGCTCCTGTCTACACGCCTAAACCAATCTACAAAGCTCCTAAACCTTATTACAAGGCTCCTGTCTACACTCCTAAACCTTATTACAAGGCTCCCGTCTACACTCCTAAACCAGTCTACAAGGCTCCCGTCTACACGCCTAAACCAATCTACAAAGCTCCCGTCTACACGCCTAAACCAATCTACAAAGCTCCTGTGTACACGCCTAAACCAGTCTACAAAGCTCCCGCCTACACACCTAAACCTTACTACAAGGCTCGCGTCTACACTCCTAAACCTTACTACAAGGCTCCCGTCTACACTCCTAAACCAGTCTACAAGGCTCCCGTATACACTCCTAAACCAGTCTACAAAGCTCCTATCTACACACCTAAACCTTATTACAAGGCTCCCGTCTACGCTCCTAAACCAGTGTACAAGGCTCCCGTCTACACGCCTAAACCAGTCTACAAGGCTCCAGTTTACGAGCCTACCCCAGTTTACAAACCTACACCAGTTTACAAGCCTCCCACCCCCATCTACTAA
- the LOC113330225 gene encoding repetitive proline-rich cell wall protein 1-like isoform X2 produces MAGIGASMTSSITIFLVLFISLSFPSQTTANGYFYDSPPPPTPVYKPAPVYKPAPVYTPEPVYKAPVYTPKPVYTPKPYYKVPVYTPKPVYKAPVYTPKPVYKPPVYTPKPVYKAPVYTPKPYYKAPVYNPKPVYKAPVYTPKPYYKAPVYTPKPVYKAPIYSPKPYYKAPVYTPKPYYKAPVYTPKPVYKAPVYTPKPVYKAPVYTAKPIYKAPVYTPKPIYKAPKPYYKAPVYTPKPYYKAPVYTPKPVYKAPVYTPKPIYKAPVYTPKPIYKAPVYTPKPVYKAPAYTPKPYYKARVYTPKPYYKAPVYTPKPVYKAPVYTPKPVYKAPIYTPKPYYKAPVYAPKPVYKAPVYTPKPVYKAPVYEPTPVYKPTPVYKPPTPIY; encoded by the exons ATGGCAGGAATTGGAGCCTCAATGACTTCTTCTATCACCATTTTTTTAGTGCTATTCATATCTCTTAGCTTCCCTTCTCAAACCACCGCAAATGGTTATTTCTATGATTCACCACCACCTCCAACTCCGGTGTATAAGCCTGCACCAGTATATAAACCTGCTCCAGTTTATACGCCTGAACCAGTTTATAAGGCTCCGGTCTACACGCCTAAACCAGTCTACACGCCTAAACCTTACTACAAG GTTCCGGTCTACACTCCTAAACCTGTCTACAAAGCTCCCGTCTACACACCTAAACCAGTCTACAAGCCTCCCGTCTACACGCCTAAACCAGTCTACAAAGCTCCCGTCTACACGCCTAAACCTTACTACAAGGCTCCGGTCTACAATCCTAAACCAGTTTACAAAGCTCCCGTATACACACCTAAACCTTACTACAAGGCTCCGGTATACACTCCTAAACCAGTTTACAAAGCTCCCATATACTCACCTAAACCTTATTACAAGGCTCCGGTCTACACGCCTAAACCTTACTACAAGGCTCCCGTATACACTCCTAAACCAGTCTACAAGGCTCCCGTATACACTCCTAAACCAGTCTACAAAGCTCCGGTCTACACGGCTAAACCAATCTACAAAGCTCCTGTCTACACGCCTAAACCAATCTACAAAGCTCCTAAACCTTATTACAAGGCTCCTGTCTACACTCCTAAACCTTATTACAAGGCTCCCGTCTACACTCCTAAACCAGTCTACAAGGCTCCCGTCTACACGCCTAAACCAATCTACAAAGCTCCCGTCTACACGCCTAAACCAATCTACAAAGCTCCTGTGTACACGCCTAAACCAGTCTACAAAGCTCCCGCCTACACACCTAAACCTTACTACAAGGCTCGCGTCTACACTCCTAAACCTTACTACAAGGCTCCCGTCTACACTCCTAAACCAGTCTACAAGGCTCCCGTATACACTCCTAAACCAGTCTACAAAGCTCCTATCTACACACCTAAACCTTATTACAAGGCTCCCGTCTACGCTCCTAAACCAGTGTACAAGGCTCCCGTCTACACGCCTAAACCAGTCTACAAGGCTCCAGTTTACGAGCCTACCCCAGTTTACAAACCTACACCAGTTTACAAGCCTCCCACCCCCATCTACTAA